Proteins co-encoded in one Pongo pygmaeus isolate AG05252 chromosome 23, NHGRI_mPonPyg2-v2.0_pri, whole genome shotgun sequence genomic window:
- the MB gene encoding myoglobin isoform X2, with protein sequence MGLSDGEWQLVLNVWGKVEADIPSHGQEVLIRLFKGHPETLEKFDKFKHLKSEDEMKASEDLKKHGATVLTALGGILKKKGHHEAEIKPLAQSHATKHKIPVKYLEFISESIIQVLQSKHPGDFGADAQGAMNKALELFRKDMASNYKELGFQG encoded by the exons ATGGGGCTCAGCGATGGGGAATGGCAGTTGGTGCTGAACGTCTGGGGGAAGGTGGAGGCTGACATCCCAAGCCACGGGCAAGAAGTCCTCATCAG GCTCTTTAAGGGTCACCCAGAGACTCTGGAGAAGTTTGACAAGTTCAAGCACCTGAAGTCAGAGGATGAGATGAAGGCGTCTGAGGACCTAAAGAAGCATGGCGCCACCGTGCTCACTGCTCTGGGCGGCATCCTTAAGAAGAAGGGGCATCATGAGGCAGAGATTAAGCCCCTGGCACAGTCGCATGCCACCAAGCACAAGATCCCCGTGAAGTACTTGGAG TTCATCTCGGAATCCATCATCCAGGTTCTGCAGAGCAAGCATCCCGGGGACTTTGGTGCTGATGCCCAGGGGGCCATGAACAAGGCCCTGGAGCTGTTCCGGAAGGACATGGCCTCCAACTACAAGGAGCTGGGCTTCCAGGGCTAG
- the MB gene encoding myoglobin isoform X1, with product MVRSPRASDGAPVEQWIHNYAMGLSDGEWQLVLNVWGKVEADIPSHGQEVLIRLFKGHPETLEKFDKFKHLKSEDEMKASEDLKKHGATVLTALGGILKKKGHHEAEIKPLAQSHATKHKIPVKYLEFISESIIQVLQSKHPGDFGADAQGAMNKALELFRKDMASNYKELGFQG from the exons ACTACGCCATGGGGCTCAGCGATGGGGAATGGCAGTTGGTGCTGAACGTCTGGGGGAAGGTGGAGGCTGACATCCCAAGCCACGGGCAAGAAGTCCTCATCAG GCTCTTTAAGGGTCACCCAGAGACTCTGGAGAAGTTTGACAAGTTCAAGCACCTGAAGTCAGAGGATGAGATGAAGGCGTCTGAGGACCTAAAGAAGCATGGCGCCACCGTGCTCACTGCTCTGGGCGGCATCCTTAAGAAGAAGGGGCATCATGAGGCAGAGATTAAGCCCCTGGCACAGTCGCATGCCACCAAGCACAAGATCCCCGTGAAGTACTTGGAG TTCATCTCGGAATCCATCATCCAGGTTCTGCAGAGCAAGCATCCCGGGGACTTTGGTGCTGATGCCCAGGGGGCCATGAACAAGGCCCTGGAGCTGTTCCGGAAGGACATGGCCTCCAACTACAAGGAGCTGGGCTTCCAGGGCTAG